From Planococcus halocryophilus, the proteins below share one genomic window:
- the ppx gene encoding exopolyphosphatase: MEQEKYAIIDIGSNTIRLVIYTRDKSGRFTESENVKAVARLRSYLNEDNVLEQEGIDILVKTLKSFQEVTRHHQLKSIKCVATAAVRQAENQATILTTVEDETDFSIRILSEYEEAYYGYLAVVNSTPFTSGITVDIGGGSTEITYFKDRQLIYFYSFPFGVLSLKEQFIQEDTPKKGEMRELRSFLKEQFDQLEWLADKRLPLIGIGGSARNMAQIHQEYIEYPFSGVHQYMMNKDDVEEVYDLLNSRDFSELQGLEGLSKDRADIIIPAVEVFRYLMEMIDTKQFALSRKGLRDGVFYEEMTKSFDLTVFPNVIEESFQELAIDYDINLTHAFHVTNSALLISKALEAIGLLSLEEQDYKRLRLSSALYNLGSYIDSESSHQHTFYLLSNRTIEGLLHKERVIIALMASFKNRGNFKRNVALYEKWFTKDELAKYTLLGAIIKMAYSLNATKRDIVEKIELEQQEDVLVFSVQCREDWKPEQYQVEKQKKHLEKQLKQSVEFRFYK; encoded by the coding sequence ATGGAGCAAGAAAAGTATGCAATCATTGATATTGGTTCGAATACCATTCGACTTGTAATTTATACACGGGACAAAAGTGGACGCTTTACTGAAAGTGAGAACGTTAAAGCAGTGGCTCGACTTCGCAGTTATTTAAACGAGGACAATGTTCTAGAGCAGGAAGGTATCGATATATTAGTGAAGACATTAAAGAGTTTTCAGGAAGTCACTCGTCATCATCAATTAAAGTCTATTAAATGCGTAGCTACTGCTGCAGTACGCCAAGCAGAAAATCAAGCTACTATTTTAACAACTGTAGAGGATGAAACCGATTTTTCTATCCGTATCTTATCGGAATACGAAGAAGCGTATTATGGATACCTCGCAGTAGTCAATTCAACACCGTTCACCAGTGGTATTACCGTGGATATTGGTGGAGGGAGTACGGAAATCACCTATTTTAAAGATCGTCAGCTTATCTACTTTTATAGTTTTCCATTTGGTGTGTTGTCTTTAAAAGAACAGTTTATCCAAGAAGATACGCCGAAAAAAGGAGAAATGCGTGAATTGCGGAGCTTTTTAAAAGAACAGTTTGATCAGTTAGAGTGGCTCGCGGATAAACGTTTGCCGTTAATTGGTATTGGAGGAAGTGCGCGAAACATGGCTCAAATTCATCAAGAGTATATTGAATATCCTTTTTCCGGTGTGCATCAATATATGATGAACAAGGACGATGTAGAGGAAGTTTATGACTTGTTGAATTCTCGAGATTTTTCAGAGCTTCAAGGATTAGAAGGTTTATCAAAAGACCGTGCCGACATCATTATCCCTGCTGTTGAAGTATTTCGTTATTTGATGGAGATGATTGATACAAAACAGTTTGCGCTCAGTAGAAAAGGCTTACGAGATGGCGTCTTTTATGAAGAGATGACAAAAAGCTTTGATTTGACCGTATTCCCCAATGTCATAGAAGAAAGCTTTCAAGAGTTAGCCATCGATTATGACATTAATTTAACTCACGCATTCCATGTGACAAATAGCGCCTTGCTCATTTCAAAAGCATTAGAAGCCATTGGTTTATTGTCTTTGGAAGAACAAGATTATAAACGCTTAAGACTGAGCAGCGCCCTTTATAATTTAGGTAGTTATATCGATTCGGAATCTAGTCATCAGCATACGTTTTATTTATTAAGCAACCGAACGATAGAAGGGTTATTGCATAAAGAACGCGTCATTATTGCATTGATGGCTTCGTTTAAAAACCGAGGGAACTTTAAACGAAATGTCGCGCTTTATGAAAAATGGTTTACTAAAGACGAGTTAGCAAAATATACCTTACTCGGAGCGATTATTAAAATGGCTTATAGTCTAAATGCGACAAAACGAGATATAGTTGAAAAGATCGAGCTCGAGCAACAAGAGGATGTGTTGGTTTTTTCGGTTCAATGTCGCGAAGACTGGAAGCCTGAGCAATACCAAGTGGAAAAACAAAAAAAACATTTGGAAAAACAACTTAAACAATCGGTGGAATTTAGGTTTTATAAATAA